The Tubulanus polymorphus chromosome 6, tnTubPoly1.2, whole genome shotgun sequence genome includes a region encoding these proteins:
- the LOC141907599 gene encoding uncharacterized protein LOC141907599 produces MTMLKYLAAVLFLTLSCAAFDIETLIKRSVEVAKRNSECGCIPHKFTGSYHAAITGIPHPRLKNFNFHGKLIIDFAAKQGRISMASSNIPGHSGTLEILDVLWNGKTGAINAKTALKRKCINAVLPSELLHKMSREAAFTEKERCALKNALREKTIGGSTTYYGYFYPTGVNFRYNSATCELKQVAVDMTAPPSARRKFKKVSFILNVEKLDVDQKDVEPFCNEAPVHITMAQLNAMGKMYGLQ; encoded by the exons ATGACGATGTTGAAGTATTTAGCTGCCGTGTTGTTTTTGACTCTGTCGTGTGCGGCGTTCGACATCGAAACGCTGATAAAACGAAGTGTCGAAGTCGCCAAACGGAACTCTGAATGCGGATGTATACCTCATAAATTCACTGGCTCATACCACGCTGCTATTACGGGTATACCGCATCCACGACTGAAGAATTTCAATTTCCACGGAAA GTTGATCATCGATTTTGCTGCTAAACAAGGTCGAATAAGCATGGCTTCCAGCAATATTCCTGGACATTCTGGAACCCTTGAAATTCTTGATGTACTGTGGAATGGAAAGACC GGAGCTATCAACGCCAAGACTGCTTTAAAGAGAAAATGTATTAATGCCGTATTGCCGTCGGAATTACTTCATAAGATGAGCAGAGAAGCCGCTTTTACTGAAAAAGAAAGATGCGCATTGA AAAATGCTTTGCGCGAAAAGACAATCGGCGGTAGCACAACCTACTATGGTTATTTCTATCCGACGGGAGTAAATTTCAGATATAACTCTGCTACTTGTGAATTGAAACAAGTTGCTGTTGATATGACCGCTCCTCCAAGCG CTCGTCGTAAATTCAAGAAAGTAAGTTTCATCCTCAACGTCGAAAAACTTGACGTAGACCAGAAAGACGTGGAACCATTCTGCAATGAAGCCCCAGTGCATATCACGATGGCG CAACTGAACGCAATGGGCAAAATGTATGGACTTCAGTGA